A segment of the Chitinophagales bacterium genome:
AGATGCTTTTTTAAAAATCAAAAGAATAGATGATAGTGTCAAAGATTTTTTGTTGGACAATGATTTTGTTAAAGGAGCCAAAAAAGAGGAACATGAAAAAACAATCAAAAACCTATACCATCCATCTGATTTAGAAAGCTTTAAGCCAGTTGCTGCAAAAGATAAAAATGGAAATGAAATTTTGGTGAAAGGCGAAGCACTGAAACTGCTGCCACTTCCTAAAAGCGAATCTATCAAAAATCCCATTTTGATGCGCGCCATGCATCAACTCAGGAAATTAATTAACGAACTGTTGCTAAATGGGGTAATTGAACCAAAAACAAGAATTCATATAGAACTGGCAAGGGAAGTAAATGACATCAATAAAAGGAAGGCCTGGAAAGAATGGCAGGATGAACTTAGAAACAAGAGAGAAAATGCAGTAACTGAGATCAAAAAACTATACAAGGCTGAGTCTGGTAAAGAAATTGAGCCTTCAGAAGATGATGTGCTGAGATATTTACTGTGGGAAGAGCAAGGTAAAAAAGAAATATACGAATTGAATAGCACAAATATTTCTATCTGCGACATTGTTGGCCCAGATCCAAAATATGATATAGAACATACCATTCCAAGAAGCAGGTCATGGGACAACTCAATGATGAACAAAACACTCTGTTCAAAAAAATTCAACCGTGAAGAAAAGAAAAATCAAATTCCATCTGAGTTAGATAATCATTCAGATATCCTACAAAGAATCGAGCATTGGGAGAAAAAATACAATGATCTTGACAATCAAATCAAAAAGATAAATGCCAGTAATATCACAGATATAGAGGCAAAAAATAGGGCTATAGTCAAAAGACATGTCCTTACGTTTGAAAGGAACTATTTGAAAGGCAAGCATGAAAGATTTATCATGAAGCAAGTACCCGAGGGTTTCAAAAACAGTCAAACTACCGATACAGGATTAATCACAAGATTTGCCCGTAATTACCTTAGCTGTTTGTTCAGAACGCATAGTGATAACAGTAATGTACGTGTAGTTAATGGGGTAGCAGTTTCAGAATTTAGAAAAGCATGGGGAATCCAAAAAGAGTACGAGAAAAAATCAAGAGCGAACCATATTCACCATTGCATGGATGCAGTTACAGTAGCTTGTATGACCAAAGATAAATATGATGCTTTTGCCGAAGAATGGCGAAAAGCTGAAGAAGAAAGCAAATATGATGTCAAAAATAAATTCAGTCATCTAAAGCCTTGGTCAACCTTTACTGAAGATGTGCTTAATCTTCAAAATGAAGTTTTGATAGTACATGCACATAAAGACAATGTCCCCAAACAAACAAAAAAGAAATTAAGGAAGCGAGGTAGAATCCAATACCTTGTGGAATATCAAAAAGACAGTCAAGGAAACTTTATTAGAGACGAAAAGGATAATAAAAAACCTGCCAAAGATGCAAACGGTAAAATCATTTACAAGCTAGATAAGAAGGGCAATAGAATTCCAATCTATCAGCAAGGTGATACTGCGAGAGGTAGCCTACACCAAGATACTTTTTATGGAGCTATTAAATTACCTGAAATAGACGATAAAACTGGTAAACCATTGAGAAATGACGATGGATCATTTGTTTTGAAAACTGATAAAAAAGGAAATGATGAGGTAAAATATGTAGTAAGAAAGAAACTCTCAGATCTAAGTGATAGCGATCTGGATAAGATTATAGATCCAACAATAAAAGAAATTTCTAAAAAAGGTAGGGTTCAAGAAAAATCACTGAAAAAAGAAATAGAATCCTTAAACAAGGAACTGAAAAAAGCTGAGAATGAACAAGAAGCTATCTTAAAGACTCAAATCAAAAAACTCAAGCATCAAATAGAAAATGAGCTGTATATAATACCTCCCAAGAAAGGTAAAAATATTTTTACTCCAATTAAGAAAGTTAGAATAAAAGCTCATTTATCTGAACCTCTTCCCGAATTTAAACAACATAGAGATAAGGCTAAAAATATTGATGGTACTGAAAAACATCCCCACAAAAAATGGATTTATGCTCAAAACGAAAGGAATTATTGTTTGGCAATCTATGAAAATAATGATCAAACTAAGAGGGCTGCTTTAAGTGTTAGGCTAATTGATGCAATTGATTATTTTAAAGAAAGTAATAAAATATACAGAAAAAACCATCCTCTAATTCCAGATAAAAATGGAATGAATATAAAAGGCTTTCTTAAACCCAATACTTTAGTACTATTATATGAAAATCATCCGGAAGAATTATGGGATTTGAAAAAAGAAGAAAAGCGAAAACGACTCTACTTTGTTAGAAAAACCAATAAAGATGGTAGAATCACTTTACAATATCACCAGGAGGCACGCAACGATGATCAATTAAAAACAGATTATGAAAATGAATTTGGGGTAAAACCACCAGCATCTCTAACAAATGGAGAATCAAGTGTCGACTTCGAGCAACTACCTATTCCCAAGTTACTTTTGAGTCCATTAAAAATGACTTTGTTAATTGAAGGGTTTGAATTTAAACTTACAACTACTGGTGATATAGTTAAAGTGTAATCCATGAACCGCTCAGAATTTCTTAAGAGTATTGG
Coding sequences within it:
- the cas9 gene encoding type II CRISPR RNA-guided endonuclease Cas9 (Cas9, originally named Csn1, is the large, multifunctional signature protein of type II CRISPR/Cas systems. It is well known even to general audiences because its RNA-guided endonuclease activity has made it a popular tool for custom editing of eukaryotic genomes.), which translates into the protein MSKILGLDLGTNSIGWAVVEREDGELNLAKENGQPTKGVIIFPEGVNIEAKTGSMKSRASERTGFRSARRLKFRRKLRKYETLLVLVKNGMCPLSIDDVELWKSSGFKKYPENEDFLNWLKTDDKINKNPYQFRDKFSRNKYDWENKQTLKHELGRAIYHMAQRRGFKSNRLEQSDENAISDFKDQFQLIIDESTNTSELHIEIEKFLEGYELNGKKNDDLDNTQQKIKSILNYAKKVVANKVKGKDYNDFNSIKIEIDRYINRPENLGAVKKGIKELSEKIKEAKCDTLGQYFWYLYQGNRNDIKNKIRTLYTDRENHYEEEFNRICETQSIPKNLKIALYKALFFQRPLKSQKGLVGKCTFENNKPRCPISRPEFEEFRMWSFINNIKIKTAEDESLRRLNEDEIEKIIPRFYLQRSTFKMQDLANELFPKGVTPLYYKDSEAKGFPYVINYKLNTTISGSPVSAAFKKILGEDWKTKTYTYQTLDDKGNTVTRNVDYKDLWHILFTYEDEKKLKDFAINNIGLSKIEAQKFCKIPLSQGYASLSLKAISNILPWLKKGLKYSHAVFMANLGKVIKEKYWKDAESRSAIEAGIGSVLDNHNLEVKKQLAVNSLIKTYKTPETKAEISDEAEEYFRKDLEEKLSSIFGKKFWAERENKDELLNDAFEQLKKQMKKINSKDAFLKIKRIDDSVKDFLLDNDFVKGAKKEEHEKTIKNLYHPSDLESFKPVAAKDKNGNEILVKGEALKLLPLPKSESIKNPILMRAMHQLRKLINELLLNGVIEPKTRIHIELAREVNDINKRKAWKEWQDELRNKRENAVTEIKKLYKAESGKEIEPSEDDVLRYLLWEEQGKKEIYELNSTNISICDIVGPDPKYDIEHTIPRSRSWDNSMMNKTLCSKKFNREEKKNQIPSELDNHSDILQRIEHWEKKYNDLDNQIKKINASNITDIEAKNRAIVKRHVLTFERNYLKGKHERFIMKQVPEGFKNSQTTDTGLITRFARNYLSCLFRTHSDNSNVRVVNGVAVSEFRKAWGIQKEYEKKSRANHIHHCMDAVTVACMTKDKYDAFAEEWRKAEEESKYDVKNKFSHLKPWSTFTEDVLNLQNEVLIVHAHKDNVPKQTKKKLRKRGRIQYLVEYQKDSQGNFIRDEKDNKKPAKDANGKIIYKLDKKGNRIPIYQQGDTARGSLHQDTFYGAIKLPEIDDKTGKPLRNDDGSFVLKTDKKGNDEVKYVVRKKLSDLSDSDLDKIIDPTIKEISKKGRVQEKSLKKEIESLNKELKKAENEQEAILKTQIKKLKHQIENELYIIPPKKGKNIFTPIKKVRIKAHLSEPLPEFKQHRDKAKNIDGTEKHPHKKWIYAQNERNYCLAIYENNDQTKRAALSVRLIDAIDYFKESNKIYRKNHPLIPDKNGMNIKGFLKPNTLVLLYENHPEELWDLKKEEKRKRLYFVRKTNKDGRITLQYHQEARNDDQLKTDYENEFGVKPPASLTNGESSVDFEQLPIPKLLLSPLKMTLLIEGFEFKLTTTGDIVKV